A window of the Besnoitia besnoiti strain Bb-Ger1 chromosome VI, whole genome shotgun sequence genome harbors these coding sequences:
- a CDS encoding hypothetical protein (encoded by transcript BESB_067720), whose protein sequence is MPARLFPGLRASAELLRESDGGAHAEKPCAPAARGAEKAPRPTNLPPAGRRSGSREPFSLAHSDREEGPSSERARSREIGPAPTRSPLPPPLPRKGGGAKPQKSPSLGRSSSSSSLSSAAAFAHPVHASFASQLRRSSLLSGASAASRSVSPGAARLGAVSPFSRRPPSSGSARHPPSKPSVLSASTSSAHSAASSAPARDVAGRKAGAGCRGDAQPACSKSTATSSLRATRRAPEAADEDSPAGLATRSGSTSRTRDSDKEGVPGDRTLPQSSPPTVSASAGFSASGSFSALSRASPFPTLRGAASASVPPARKREEEAEGARRRGEAVRVLSPSEFAREGRAAGAERRCPVSPRRGGAEAAEMAREREAALRRRDAQDRRCGAEEGARRGLRERAQLQIPAHERTREARDRSGGTLEAGDRGREAESDESAHPLSRGRLSASGPRRSSLSGGHSSEAKTGDFETPWALGPTSPSRRRSSSASSFPSSFSSCPSLRRCGEGGAGAAEAPRSPQARGAAFASPRARSSRGGDRAAGAAAREGERLSGAAAAFHEEESFRHPAFSAAYYSPSSLRRPSFGCESSAASPTAAGRQQAQSAAARCDEGERRSAEASSHARRGEEQEAKTAGRVSSSWLEQDPLFRELTMRDARVVRELPVDLLLDDSDPLGPGAQRRQVSPRGREAETRGAAASEGHARKRAAQGMGGEADLDRHGEKERDSLLRKLQSREELTKRRLEGATIEAQREAGGRGDADHGPSASSLPRGDCLSRFGRGRGLAAPQRQTPVDWAVEEDFRELSWEARKEERRGSFSGLGGATAGIASSGSQVAPTGFHARAPSFDRQQASARVAASVGASRSSLSTPTASHSPKITASASSALRVRSRDSETKKAGGRRAFVSLLPPPARRERPLDGKPELQAASSAAGEPAAAYSRLREGSVAAPAAAKKQRGGAERSSEKRLASRHAAAPTGCLPAASAPAAGPETAAARARRCGSFEERKTGAEGGAARGLEAEGRRLQETGGEVHAGEEGQAASMIGHRSRRKMFKDSAEEGQAKMCETAGEEDDQTQLPFEKMGSQSFSPTCLACPSASRGVRTPEGAARQQLPGESEKGPETRETETTQRKVTFSPLRSWHSMCRGVLTVLLLLWRLLTSSYDSLMSQGGVDSLLTVLRDAQEDDVAEAARRREAAGKGDRNARAQTEAKGQEEIGGGRRENEGGHAEKGGSGRRDEAADTSERRGWCLYGRRWEKRGIGGEPGRASEPHEEEAGSPRAGEHTKGFTFRESFAFLFRGRARRGHQRLRAVEGEGRGDEDFTKERNPTQRGGEAREAREEGAQRPPPVAEEGLRAEETAHASGKETSCRGGDQGALSTAGFSARLSSIAILACVGGLCAAFLFGQILFSEEEAFDSEFFSDIDVM, encoded by the coding sequence atgcccgctcgcctctttccaggcctccgcgcgtctgcggagctCCTGCGGGAGAGCGATggcggcgcccacgcagaaaagccctgcgcgcctgctgcccgcggcgcggagaaagcCCCGAGGCCTACAAATCTGCCGCCCGCCGGGCGCCGGagcggaagccgcgagcCGTTCTCTTTGGCGCATTCTGACAGGGAAGAAGGGCCCTcgagcgagcgagcgagGTCGCGAGAGATCGGCCCCGCGCCCACAcgctctccgctgccccccccgctgccgcggaaggggggaggcgcCAAGCCGCAGAAGAGCCCCTCGCTCGGtcggtcttcttcttcatcctcgctttcgtctgccgcggcttTCGCCCATCCTGTCCACGCGTCGTTTGCCTCGCAGCTGCGTAGGTCGTCTCTGCTGAGCGGGGCgtccgctgcttcgcgctctgtgtcgccgggcgccgcgaggctcggCGCGGTCTCGCCCTTTTCACGGCGGCCCCCGTCTTCAGGTTCTGCAAGGCATCCGCCCTCAAAGCCCTCTGTCTTGTCCGCCTCCACTTCCTCCGCTCActcagctgcttcttctgcgcccgcgcgggaTGTCGCGGGGAGGAAGGCGGGCGctggctgcagaggagacgcgcagcccgcCTGTTCGAAGTCGACGGCCACCTCGAgcctgcgggcgacgcggagggctccagaggcggcagacgaagacagccccgcgggcctcgccaCGCGTAGCGGCTCAacctcgcggacgcgcgacagcgacaAGGAGGGAGTCCCCGGGGACAGGACGCTGCCTCAGTCCTCTCCGCCGACGGTATCTGCGTCAGCCGGCTTCTCTGCCTCAGGCTCCTTCTCTGCAttgtcgcgcgcctctcctttCCCTactcttcgcggcgctgcgtccgcAAGCGTGCCGCCCGCccggaagcgcgaggaggaagcggagggagcgcggcgccgcggcgaggctgtGCGCGTGCTGTCGCCGAGCGAGTTCGCCAGAGAGGGGagggcagccggcgcggagaggcgctgcccggtctcgcctcggcgtggaggggcggaggccgcagagatggcaagagagagggaagcagCCTtaagacgaagagacgcgcaggacaGAAGatgcggcgccgaggagggcgcgcgacgggggctgagagagagagcccaGCTACAGATACCGGCGCACGAAAGAACTCGGGAGGCTCGCGATCGTAGCGGAGGCACGCTGGAAGCTGGCGACCGCGGAcgggaggcagagagcgacgagtCAGCGCATCCTCTGAGTCGGGGGCGGCTGAGCGCTAGCGGACCGAGGAGGTCTTCTCTTTCTGGAGGacacagcagcgaggcgaagacagGCGACTTCGAGACGCCGTGGGCGTTGGGGCCTacgtcgccctcgcgtcgtcgatcctcctccgcctcgtcgtttccttcttcgttctcctcATGTCCTTCgctcaggcgctgcggcgagggcggcgccggggctgcggaggcgccgcgcagcccgcaggcgcggggcgcagctttcgcgtcgcctcgcgcacgGTCGTCTagaggaggcgaccgcgccgcgggcgctgcagcgagagagggtGAACGCCtcagcggggcggcggcggccttccacgaagaagagagttTCCGCCATCCTGCTTTCTCCGCAGCGTACtactcgccttcgtctctgcgccggccgtCGTTCGGCTGTGAATCCTCAGCCGCGTCGCCCACGGCAGCGGGGAGGCAACAGGCgcagtccgccgccgcacgctgcgacgagggcgagcgaaggTCGGCTGAGGCGTcgtcgcatgcgcggcgcggcgaagaacaAGAAGCCAAGACGGCCGGGAgagtctcttcttcgtggcTGGAACAGGATCCTCTCTTCAGAGAGCTCACCATgcgagacgcccgcgtcGTGCGAGAGCTGCCGGTGGACCTCCTGCTCGACGACTCCGACCCCCTTGGGCCTGGGGCCCAGCGCCGgcaggtgtctcctcgcggtcgcgaagcggagacgcgaggggCTGCCGCAAGCGAGGGCCACGCCAGAAAACGGGCCGCGCAGGGAAtgggcggcgaagcagaccTCGACAGgcacggcgagaaggagcgcgacaGCCTGCTTCGCAAGCTTCAGTCGAGAGAAGAACTCACGAAGCGTCGCCTCGAAGGCGCCACCATCGAGGCCCAGAGGGAGGCCGGCGGACGAGGGGACGCCGACCACGGTCCAAgtgcctcgtctctgccCCGAGGAGACTGTTTATCGCGTTTCGGTCGCGGGCGGGGTCTCGCAGCCCctcagcggcagacgccggtCGACTGGGCAGTTGAAGAAGACTTCAGAGAACTTTCGTGGGAAGCGCGCAaagaggagcggcgcgggtCTTTCTCGGGCTTGGGAGGAGCGACCGCCGGTATCGCGTCCAGCGGTAGTCAAGTCGCGCCGACCGGCTTTcatgcgcgagcgccttccTTCGATCGCCAGCAGGCGTCCGCAAGGGTTGCGGCCTCTGttggcgcttctcgctcctcgctctccactCCGACGGCCTCACACTCGCCGAAAATaaccgcgtctgcctcgtctgcccTGCGCGTGCGGTCGCGAGACTCAGAAACCAAGAAGGCTGGGGGTCGCCGTGCGTTTGTCTcgcttctccctccgcccgcgaggagagaaaggccTCTTGATGGCAAGCCcgagctgcaggccgcgtcttctgcggcgggcgagcctgcggcggcaTATTCGCGTTTGAGAGAGGGAAgtgtggcggcgccggcagctgcgaagaagcagagaggaggcgccgagcgctcTTCAGAGAAGAGACTCGCAAGCAGGCATGCCGCGGCTCCCACGGGGTGCCTGCCTGCTGCAAGTGCCCCCGCTGCAGGCCccgagacggcggcggcccgcgcgagacgctgcggctccttcgaagagaggaagacgggggccgaaggaggcgcagcgcgaggcctAGAAGCAGAGGGAAGGCGGCTGCAAGAGACTGGAGGCGAAGTgcacgcgggcgaggagggacagGCAGCCAGCATGATAGGGCACAggtcgaggaggaagatgTTTAAAGacagcgcggaggagggacaGGCGAAGATGTGCGAGACAGctggcgaggaagacgaccaGACGCAGCTTCCGTTTGAGAAAATGGGATCGCAGTCTTTCTCGCCAACATGCCTGGCCTGTCCATCTGCTTCacgaggtgtacgtacaccggagggtgccgcgcggcagcagctgccgggTGAAAGCGAGAAGGGAccggagacgcgagagacggagacaacgcagagaaaagtgacattttctcctctgcgctcgtGGCACAGCATGTGCCGTGGAGTTTTGACGGTCCTTTTGCTTCTCTGGCGCCTGCTGACGTCTTCGTATGACTCCCTCATGTCGCAAGGAGGGGTGGACAGTCTCCTCACTGTCCTGCGGGACGCGCAGGAAGACGacgtcgcggaggccgcgcgacggcgagaagcagccgGCAAGGGGGACAGGaacgcgcgtgcgcagacagAGGCCAAGGGACAGGAGGAAATCGgtggagggaggagagaaaacgaaggaggacacgcggagaaaggaggcagcggcaggagGGACGAAGCGGCCGACACGAGCGAACGGCGAGGCTGGTGTCTCTACGGCCGCCGCTGGGAGAAGCGAGGCATCGGTGGAGAGCCAGGGCGAGCGAGTGAGCcgcacgaagaagaagctggcagtccgcgcgcgggcgagcacACAAAGGGCTTCACGTTTCGAGAGTCGTTTGCCTTCCTTTTTCGAGGCAGGGCCCGGCGGGGTCACCAGCGGCTCCGTGCTGTTGAAGGTGAGGGGCGAGGCGATGAGGACTTTACGAAAGAGCGGAATCCGACCCAGAGGGGAGGTGAAGCCCGCGAGGCTCGAGAGGAGGGAGCACAGAGGCCACCCCCAGTTGCGGAAGAAGGGCTCAGAGCCGAAGAGACAGCACATGCCAGTGGAAAGGAGACCAGCTGCCGTGGAGGGGATCAAGGCGCTCTGTCGACTGCCggcttctcggcgcgcctGAGCTCGATTGCGATTCTTGCTTGCGTTGGAGGGCtgtgcgcggccttcctgtTCGGTCAGATCCTTttcagcgaagaagaggccttCGACAGCGAATTTTTTTCTGATATAGACGTCATGTGA